In Quercus robur chromosome 11, dhQueRobu3.1, whole genome shotgun sequence, the following proteins share a genomic window:
- the LOC126705569 gene encoding disease resistance protein RPV1-like produces MSPSFAPSSSTSELSYEYEVFVSFWGEDTHTTFACHLFAALDRKKICACSRGEFNRTELMKAIETSRMAVVVFSKSYATSDRCRDELAKIMECNRVLNQRVLPIFYDVSPSEVREQKGNFEEAANLAGFHLKPNRPESEFIEEIVENILKKLNEESSTAPSLRQNDAPIPHNDASSGQNTTINAIADWTPFFFFLNFFSWVRGCLLRVP; encoded by the exons ATGAGTCCTTCCTTTGCTCCATCCTCATCGACCTCAGAATTGAGTTATGAGTATGAGGTCTTCGTTAGTTTTTGGGGGGAAGATACCCACACAACCTTTGCCTGCCATCTCTTTGCCGCTTTAGATCGTAAAAAGATTTGTGCGTGTAGTAGAGGGGAATTTAATCGGACCGAACTGATGAAGGCAATTGAGACATCAAGGATGGCAGTTGTGGTGTTCTCGAAAAGCTATGCTACTTCAGATCGGTGCCGAGATGAGCTGGCGAAAATCATGGAATGCAATAGGGTGCTAAATCAAAGGGTGCTTCCTATTTTCTATGACGTGTCTCCATCAGAGGTGCGAGAACAAAAGGGAAATTTTGAAGAGGCTGCAAACTTGGCAGGCTTTCATTTGAAACCAAATCG GCCAGAGTCAGAGTTTATAGAGGAAATTGTTGAGAACATTTTGAAAAAACTAAATGAGGAATCATCTACTGCTCCATCCCTTCGTCAGAATGATGCTCCCATTCCGCACAATGATGCTTCATCTGGTCAAAATACCACTATTAATGCTATTGCTGACtggactcctttttttttttttttaaattttttttcgtgGGTACGCGGTTGTTTACTTCGTGTGCCGTAA
- the LOC126705562 gene encoding pentatricopeptide repeat-containing protein At2g17210-like: MRFPTTQLFSKLPNWILRIRESSSNGKWEEVFSHYNQMKKAGIQLTDPSAFPPILKACSNLSFRHGRSIHGSLVKQGFELFTSIGNSTMDFYMKCGDLASALAIFNCMNKDSVSWNIMIHGYLQKGDLQEGLLWFMSARVDGFEPNTSTLVLVIQACHSLRAKLEGLQVHGYIFRSGFLAIPSVQNSLLSLYADYDMVNAQKMFDEMCEKDVISWSVIISGYVQNEEAQVGLQVYREMVFEVGIEPDGVTMVSLLKACASLGDLSMGRMVHGLVISRGFVFEVYIGNSLIDMYSKCYDAESAFKAFNEMSQRNNVTWNSILSGFVLNKKHLEALSLFYSMVKEGTEADEVSLVNILQTCKFFVQPYHCKSVHCVIIRWGYESNELVLNSLIDAYGKCNLIELAWELFNGMERRDVVSWSTMIAGFTYCGKPDEAIAVFQEMIYAQEKLNVVTIINLLEACSASAELRRSMWAHGISIYRGLEAEVAVATAIVEMYSKCGAIEDSRKAFEQISDKNVFSWSAMIAAYGMNGFAHEALTLIAEMKKHGVEPNAVTALSVLSACSHGGLIEEGLGFFNLMIKDHRVEPGLEHYSCMVDMLGRAGQLDSAIDLIKKMPEGFEAGASIWGALLSACKSHGNSKLGAGAISRVLELEPLNSSGYLLASSMYASGGSFVDAARMRRLVKERGVRVVAGYSLVHVKNRACKFLAGDKSTPQVGEIHSIVDQLHGCMKIDESLAVIEC; encoded by the coding sequence ATGCGCTTCCCAACAACTCAATTATTTTCAAAGCTCCCTAATTGGATATTAAGAATCAGGGAATCATCATCTAATGGGAAATGGGAAGAAGTGTTTTCCCACTATAaccaaatgaaaaaagctgGAATTCAACTAACAGACCCATCAGCTTTCCCTCCCATTCTCAAAGCATGTTCAAACCTCTCCTTTAGACATGGAAGGTCTATACACGGAAGCTTGGTTAAACAGGGGTTTGAATTGTTCACTTCAATTGGTAACTCCACCATGGACTTCTACATGAAATGTGGAGACTTGGCTTCTGCATTAGCTATTTTTAACTGCATGAACAAGGATTCAGTTTCTTGGAATATAATGATACATGGGTATCTTCAGAAAGGAGATTTACAAGAAGGGTTGCTATGGTTTATGAGTGCAAGGGTTGATGGGTTTGAGCCAAACACTTCCACCTTGGTGCTTGTAATACAGGCATGTCATAGTCTTAGAGCTAAACTTGAAGGACTGCAAGTACACGGTTACATTTTTCGAAGTGGGTTTTTGGCCATTCCTTCAGTTCAGAACTCTTTGCTGAGTTTGTATGCTGATTATGACATGGTGAATGCACAGAAAatgtttgatgaaatgtgtGAAAAAGATGTTATCTCTTGGAGTGTGATAATTAGTGGTTATGTGCAAAATGAGGAAGCTCAGGTTGGTTTGCAGGTGTACAGAGAGATGGTTTTTGAGGTTGGCATTGAGCCAGATGGTGTAACTATGGTGAGTCTCCTTAAAGCATGTGCTAGTTTAGGGGACTTGAGTATGGGAAGAATGGTTCACGGGTTAGTGATCAGTAGAGGTTTCGTTTTTGAAGTGTATATTGGGAATTCTTTAATTGATATGTATTCTAAGTGCTATGATGCCGAATCTGCCTTTAAAGCCTTCAATGAGATGTCTCAAAGGAACAATGTCACATGGAATTCTATATTATCTGGATTTGTCCTAAATAAGAAGCATTTGGAAGCTTTGTCATTGTTTTATTCGATGGTGAAGGAAGGAACTGAGGCAGATGAGGTGAGTCTAGTCAATATTCTTCAGACATGCAAGTTCTTTGTGCAGCCATATCACTGCAAGTCAGTCCACTGTGTAATAATCCGGTGGGGATATGAATCAAATGAATTGGTGCTAAATTCTCTAATTGATGCTTATGGAAAATGCAATCTTATTGAGCTGGCATGGGAACTTTTTAATGGGATGGAGAGAAGAGATGTTGTTTCTTGGAGCACAATGATTGCGGGGTTCACCTATTGTGGCAAGCCAGATGAGGCAATAGCTGTTTTCCAAGAGATGATCTATGCACAAGAGAAGCTCAATGTGGTTACCATTATCAATCTTCTTGAGGCTTGTTCAGCTTCAGCTGAACTGAGAAGGTCAATGTGGGCTCATGGAATTTCAATTTACAGAGGCTTGGAAGCAGAAGTAGCAGTTGCAACTGCAATTGTTGAGATGTACTCAAAGTGTGGGGCAATAGAAGACTCAAGGAAAGCCTTTGAACAGATTTCTGATAAGAATGTTTTTTCATGGAGTGCCATGATTGCAGCGTATGGCATGAATGGCTTTGCACATGAAGCCTTAACTTTGATTGctgaaatgaaaaaacatgGAGTGGAGCCAAATGCTGTAACAGCTCTTTCAGTGTTATCTGCTTGTAGTCATGGTGGGTTAATTGAAGAGGGGCTtggttttttcaatttaatgaTTAAAGATCACAGGGTTGAGCCTGGATTGGAGCATTACTCATGCATGGTTGACATGTTGGGTCGAGCAGGACAACTTGATAGTGCAATTGATTTAATCAAGAAGATGCCTGAAGGTTTTGAGGCTGGTGCAAGTATTTGGGGAGCACTTTTGAGTGCTTGTAAAAGCCATGGGAACAGCAAGCTTGGTGCAGGAGCCATCTCTCGTGTTCTTGAGTTGGAGCCTTTAAATTCATCAGGTTATTTGCTTGCATCAAGCATGTATGCATCGGGTGGATCATTTGTTGATGCTGCGAGGATGAGAAGGTTGGTGAAGGAGAGAGGTGTAAGGGTTGTTGCTGGGTACAGCTTGGTGCATGTAAAAAACAGGGCATGTAAATTTTTAGCTGGGGACAAGTCCACCCCACAAGTTGGTGAGATACATAGTATAGTTGATCAACTGCATGGTTGTATGAAGATTGATGAGAGTTTAGCAGTCATTGAATGCTGA